The Archocentrus centrarchus isolate MPI-CPG fArcCen1 chromosome 1, fArcCen1, whole genome shotgun sequence genome includes the window tgtagtccctgtcagtactctagctgcagcattttggatcagctgaaggcttttcagggagcttttaggacagcctgataataatgaattacaatagtccaccctagaagtaataaatgcatgaattagcttttcagcatcactctgagaaaggatgtttctaattttagaaatattgagcaaaggcaaaaaagcggtcctacatatttgtttaatatgtgcattgaaggacatatcctgatcaaaaatgactccaagatttctcacagtgttactggaggccaaagtaatgccatccagagtaagtatctggttagacaccatgtttctaagatttgtggggccgagaacaagaatttcagttttatctgaatttagaagcaggaaattagaggtcatccaggccttaatatctttaagacattcctgcagtttaactaattgatgtgtgtcatctggcttcattgataggtaaagctgagtatcatctgcataacaatgaaaattgatgcagtgctttctaataatactgcctaagggaagcatgtataatgtaaataaaattggtcctagcacagaaccctgtggaactccataattaaccttagtgtgtgaagaagactccccatttacatgaacaaattggagtctatgagataaatatgagtcaaaccactgcagtgcagtacctttaatacctatagtatgctctaatctctgtaatgaaatgttatggtcaacagtatcaaaagctgcactgaggtccaacaggacaagtacagagatgagtccactgtcagaggctctaagaagatcatttgtaaccttcactaatgctgtttctgtactgtgatgaattctgaaacctgactgaaactcttcaaataaaccgttcctctgcagatgatcagttagctgttttacaactactctttcaagaatctttgagagaaaaggaaggttggagattggcctataattagctaaggcagctgggtcagtgatggctttttaagcagaggtttaattacagccaccttgaaggtctgtggtacatagccaactaataaagactgattgatcatttttaagatagaagcatcaataattggaaagacttctttgaacagtctagtaggaatgggatctaacaaacatgttgctggtttggaggaagtaactattgaagttaactctgaaagatcaactggagcaaaagagtctaaacaaataccagcagtgctgaaagcagccgaacatgaagaataatctttgagatggttatgaataattttttctctaatgtctaaaattttatttgtaaagaaatccatgaagtcactactagttaacgtgaaaggaatactcggctctacagagctctgactctttgtcagcctggctacagtgctgaaaagaaacctggggttgttcttattttcttcaattaatgatgaatagtaagatgtcctagctttacggagggcttttttatagagcaacaaactcttttttccaggctaaatgagcatcttctgatttagtgagacgccattccctctccagctttcgggttatctgctttaagctgtgcgtttgtgaattataccacggagtcaggcacttctgatttgaagctttccttttcagaggagccagagtatccaaagttatatgcagtgaggatgtaaaactattgacgagataatcaacctcactgggagcagagtttaggtagctgctctgtactgtgttggcacatggcactgaagagcataacaatgaaggaattagatccttaaacttagttacagcactttcagaaagacctctactgtaataaaacgtattccccactgctgtgtaatccattaaagtaaatgtaaatgttactaagaaatgatcagacaggagggggctttcagggaatactgttaagtcttcagtttctatgccatatgttaggacaagatccagagtatgattaaagtggtgggtgggctcctttacattttgagagaagccaattgaatctaacaatacattaaatgcagtgttgaggctgtcattctcagcatctacatggatgttaaaatcacccactataattattttatctgaactgagcactaaatcagataaaaagtctgagaaatcagacagaaactctgagtagggaccaggtggacgatagataataacaaataaaacaggtttttgattttcccaattaggatggacaagactaagagtcaggctttcaaaagaatgaaaactttgtctgggtctttgattaattaataagctggaattgaagattgcagctaatcctcctcctcgacctgtgcttcgagcattctgacagttactgtgactcgggggtgttgattcatttaaactaacatattcatcctgctgtaaccaggtttctgtaaggcagaataaatcaatatgttgatcaattattaaattatttactaatagggacttggaagagagagacctaatgtttaacaatccacatttaattgttttattttttggtgcagttgatgaagctgtattatttattgtttttgaatttttatgcttaaatagctttttgctgattttagctttggtttttggtggtctgggagccggcaccgactctatggggatggggttttggggggatggcaggaggagagaagctgcagagaggcgtgtaagactgcaactctgcttcctggtctcaaccctgggatGATATTCTGAGATTCTGAGATGATATTCATTATAAATAACATTAATACAGTGATGCTACAAAAACTGCTATATCTGTGTAAAAAGATACGGGACATTGTGCAACACTGAGTTAAATTCCTCTTTGCTGACAGCCGTCTGATTTGTCAGCAGAtttgacagtgagacctggaggggtgtgattgggaggaacggcattcccaatctgaacccaaatggtgttttgttattggacttctttgcaaaccacagtttgtccatgacAAACACTGTGTTcaaacacaaggatgtccataagtgcacgtggcaacAGGACACCCTCAGTCGCAGGTCCATGAATGATTTTATAATCACATCATTAGACCCACTGCTGTACTCCCTTTTACTTAAGGGAATAATCCGACTTTTATGAGGATGCAGagacataattacacactaCTCAATATATATTTATGAGCACAACATTCTTTGTTCTATTAAATAGAACTTACTGTACCCTCAAATTAACCtgagttattgtgtttttgatcTATATTGTATTACCATATTTAATATTACTTTTTATCTTTACAAGATGTCATTATGAAACATGCAGCCAGAAtaaatttcattgtattttgATCAAACATTTGTACACGAATGACAGCAGAGATGTGTGAAGCTGTGAAACTGCAGATTTTAATTCACCAGAGCAACACACACTTCTTACACTAACATTTTTCCCCTCTGAACACATTAAACAGAACATTTCATTATCAAACACCTGGACTGTATATACAGTAACATTCTTCTCTAATCAGTAAGTGATTACAGTATTAAACAGCAAAGGATCATAATCTTGTACTTTAATGGACTCTAAATCCTACAGTGAAAATCTGGTTTACTAACAGTGAATCTCCTGTTAGTAATTTATAATGACTCATAAGACAGCTTATATGATGATGAGCATATCCTGGAGAGCATTCggaaaaacaaactttcaaCTTGAAAACATAACTGAGTTAAACTACAACAGTAACTTTAATCATTTTGATACAGCTCACAATTTAGAGCACTTTATTAAACCTACAGTTCAAATTGCTTTATAGATCTGTGCCAGTGGTTTCATATATTGTTTAAAGTTCAAAAGATACGAGCATAGAAAAGATACTTCAGTGTTTACTTTATTTTCTCTAGGAGACGATACACCTGCACATCCTTTACAAAGGGAAAGTGATAACAGCATCCCACAACGTAAAACTGATtagaaactgatttttttttttttttttttggagtatcCAACCACAGTCCTGTGGCAACATTTCTGTGTTAGAGCACCAGAAGTGAAGCATTTTATCCCAACCAATACTCTGAGAGGAGAAGCAGCTCTCCTCTCAAAGATGGAGTAGGCTACAGCAGTTAGGAGTATGGCTGAGCCTGTGGCAGAAAGAACAATGAAGGAATGATCAGAGGAAGGATTAAATATATCTTGTGTAGCTCTCCTTGTTGCAGTGATATTCATAAGGAGCcttcagatgtgtttttgtagttACATTCACTGCCAGAAGAGGGAGACACAGTGCTGCAGACTGAAGTGTAGAAAATGTCAAATGGAAGAAATTGCAGAGAATATCAGAGAGTGTGACACAGTAAGGCCCAGTGAAACATATCACACTCTGTACAAATGGATCATTTGTACAGAGTGTGATTCATTCTAACAGCTGTCAACAATTTAGCATTTATCTTGATTTTTCTTCTGGTTGAGTTTCTGGCGACCTCTTCAGGTTGTACGCtgccatgacagctgggatgttCACCCTGCAagcctgaattggataagctgTTGTTGAACACAGAATCCTCTCAAAGCTTTATAGCAGAGTAAGTCTGTAAGTCTGTGTCTGCTGGAGTGACAGCAGATGCTCCATCAGAGCTGAAGATGACAGCAGCATAATGAGAATGCTCCTGTTCTCTGGGCTGATGTGACTGTACGGAGGAATAAAGAGGAACTACGTGGTTGTTTTTGAAGGAGACGCTGCTGTAGTGgacttcatcctcctcctttgGTTGTGCTGAGATGTCTTCATATACAGGACCAGGACTGAGCTGATGAGGACAAATAGCATCACATTATACTGCACTTTAAGACGATcccctcatttatttttaaacccaAATCTTTACCTGATCAATTTGGTCGAACCTTTCAGTTGTTGGAGACTGACTAGAAGTCCAATTTTTCCTGGTTGTTAAAatgaagaaacaggaaaaaaaagtgatttcagaTCACAGATTTAATATATTGCCTTGAACCAAACTGAGTGATGCTGacctgatccagcagaagacagTGAGAAGTATTAAAACCAGGAGAGTTGCAGaacctcctgcagctgctggtgtCCATGTTCCTGTGATACTTTGGACAGTGAGAGTCTTTGGAGCAGAGCTGATATCTTTGTTGgtttccacagcacaggagtaGCTTCCTGCATTCTCCCTGCTGACTGGGTCTAGGATCAGATGTTTGTCTTGGTTCTCTCTCGGGGTCAGAGGTCGACTGTTGAAGTACCAAATGTAGTTTGTGTTGTGAGTCAGAGGACAGCTGGTCCTGCAGGTCAATGTGACTCTCTGACCCTCTGTCACCACTGCAGAAGGACTCATCTCCACTCTCAGCTCTGAAAGAGAAACACTGGTCAAAGAAATCTAATAACAAATCTCCTCTTACACATTAAACATGGTTTCTGAATGAGGTTTTACTTCAAACTGACCCTTTAGTCCTCCTGTTCAGtggccaaaaatatttattaaagcaGTGTATGTAAGTACAAATTCAAGGTACTTGTACTTTCAGTTTGGTGTAACATTACTGTGCTGTAACTCAGATGAAAAGATTGTGATTTTTACTCAACAACATTCATCTGACCTCTTAAAGTGCAAGTACATTTACAGATTACAGGTTTTTTTAACCATCTTTAATATGATTTGGCTTTTATGATGAACATAATTTTTTTAGTTACAAATGTGAAAACAGGCTGTTTTTTTCTGAGTTCATTATCAGTTTACTTTTCAGAGATATGTGGATCTGAAAGGTCACCAATGCTAAAGATAAAGAATATGATTCATTGCACTGTAGACTGAACTGCCCAACAGGATCCATGCAGAGTAGATAAAATTAGCTAAACCTTAAACACCCACAGCAATGAAAGGCTTCACACATAATAATGGATCATTTATACGAGCCAAACACTGAGGAGATGCTCTTTTGCAGTCAAATACTTTGAAGGTTTTACATGCACAGAGTGTGCAGTGTGTtactgtgtgctgctgctgttttctcataATTAAAGGATCTGAATATTTCTTCCACCTCTGCTGCTGTTCAGACATTAATGAGTAAAGTCTGCTGAGTGAGGAGTTCAGATTTACCTGTGACGATCAAAAAGACTCCAGGCAGATCAGACTGTGTCCATCCTTCATGATCTTTCTTGAATCTGAATGTGTATCCTCCTGAGTCATTCTTCTTCAGGTGTTTGATGGTCAGGATGTGTTGGTTCTTCATGTTGTTGTGATActccacacgacctgcagcctCAATCAGCTCTTCAACTTCCTCATCACCTTTTCTCCATATTTTACTCCAACATTTATTCTCTGGCTTCATGTTTTCAGGATGTGAGTATTCACTTGTGATGTTGACTGAAGATCCTTCCAGAGCACAGATTCTCCTGCTGACATAATTCACTCTCCAGCAGTTCTTATCCTGAACACCTGGAATATAGATGGGAGATTTAAAGCTGTCTGAATGACCTGTATGCTGAGACTTTATTTATAGCTAATTGACAGAAAAAATGAGTTCTGTGTTACTCACAGACTTCTGCAGACTGAAGATATTTGTGGTCTTGTACAGCACAAGAGAACTTTTCAGTTGAGGAGATTTGAACTGAAAAATGTTGATTCtcatcatttcttcttctgttgtgGTACCACATGTAGGCAGTTTGAGGGTCAGTCAGATTACAGCTAGTGTTACAGATCAGTGTGACAAACCCTGAGGTGGAAGAAGCCCTTTGAACATGGACCTCTGAGAGAtgataaatgcagttttcatcagtCACTATGACataatgtttatagttttagttttgtttgtagAAAGAAAACATAGAAGCTTAATCAAATGAGTTTAGAGATGTGCTAATAGATTTACAAATGATGGTA containing:
- the LOC115787843 gene encoding uncharacterized protein LOC115787843, whose protein sequence is MCSSSSCPLTENPAAYIWYKNREFLYEDWSPWYQELLSSEEAVTYSCAVKGYEHLRAPEVSVGSITQTCFSVTYAKGRMCSYKQTSVDEPCSITYPREVHVQRASSTSGFVTLICNTSCNLTDPQTAYMWYHNRRRNDENQHFSVQISSTEKFSCAVQDHKYLQSAEVCVQDKNCWRVNYVSRRICALEGSSVNITSEYSHPENMKPENKCWSKIWRKGDEEVEELIEAAGRVEYHNNMKNQHILTIKHLKKNDSGGYTFRFKKDHEGWTQSDLPGVFLIVTELRVEMSPSAVVTEGQRVTLTCRTSCPLTHNTNYIWYFNSRPLTPRENQDKHLILDPVSRENAGSYSCAVETNKDISSAPKTLTVQSITGTWTPAAAGGSATLLVLILLTVFCWIRKNWTSSQSPTTERFDQIDQLSPGPVYEDISAQPKEEDEVHYSSVSFKNNHVVPLYSSVQSHQPREQEHSHYAAVIFSSDGASAVTPADTDLQTYSAIKL